The Sphingosinicella humi genome has a window encoding:
- a CDS encoding FliI/YscN family ATPase produces MLGSIDLSEDRPRLVGRLVAYDGLMLEATGFNRPIGSGARVIAADGRAAKAEVVGFRGDRTLLMALDGDAAHASGARVEPDSSGGIADVGPELLGRVVDALGAPLDGLGPVATTEHWPLAGRPGNPLDRDRVTQPFDIGVRAVNAVLTAGVGQRIAIIAGSGVGKSVLMGQMIAGAEADVVVVGLIGERSREVSDFLATKLPGPVRQKSVVVAVPADHAPLLRLRAAMRATAIAEYFRARGQKVLLLMDSLTRVAHAQREIGLSLGEPPTVKGYPPSALGLIPRLVERAGADSRTGGSITALYTVLADGDDTDDPIVDSARAIVDGHIILSRSLAEQGVYPAIDVGRSLSRVMADVVGPEHLAAAATLRRIWSAYEENRDLILMGAYAAGGDPIIDEAIARRPDLLAFLRQTPKDRVSYAESVKALIEAFGS; encoded by the coding sequence ATGCTGGGCAGTATCGATCTGTCGGAGGATCGTCCGCGCCTTGTCGGCCGGCTCGTCGCCTATGACGGGCTGATGCTGGAGGCGACCGGCTTCAACCGCCCGATCGGCTCGGGTGCGCGAGTGATCGCCGCCGACGGCCGTGCCGCCAAGGCGGAAGTGGTCGGCTTTCGCGGCGACCGCACGCTCTTGATGGCATTGGACGGCGATGCCGCGCACGCCAGCGGCGCGCGGGTCGAGCCCGATAGCAGTGGCGGCATCGCCGATGTCGGGCCCGAGCTCCTCGGCCGCGTCGTCGATGCCCTTGGCGCCCCGCTCGACGGCTTGGGTCCTGTCGCCACGACCGAGCATTGGCCGCTCGCCGGGCGTCCGGGCAATCCGCTCGACCGCGACCGGGTCACCCAGCCGTTCGACATCGGCGTCCGCGCGGTCAATGCGGTGCTCACCGCCGGCGTCGGCCAGCGCATTGCCATCATCGCCGGCTCGGGTGTCGGCAAGTCGGTGCTGATGGGCCAGATGATCGCCGGTGCCGAGGCCGATGTGGTCGTTGTCGGCCTCATCGGCGAGCGCAGCCGCGAGGTCAGCGACTTCCTCGCCACCAAGCTTCCCGGGCCGGTACGGCAGAAATCGGTGGTCGTCGCGGTTCCGGCCGATCATGCGCCGCTGCTGCGGCTCCGGGCCGCCATGCGCGCCACCGCCATCGCGGAATATTTCCGGGCGAGGGGCCAGAAGGTCCTGCTGCTGATGGACAGCCTGACCCGCGTTGCCCATGCGCAGCGCGAGATCGGCCTCTCCCTGGGCGAACCGCCGACGGTCAAGGGCTATCCGCCCTCGGCCCTCGGCCTGATACCGCGCCTGGTCGAGCGGGCCGGCGCCGACAGCCGCACCGGCGGCTCCATCACCGCGCTCTACACGGTGCTCGCCGACGGCGACGACACCGATGATCCAATCGTCGATTCGGCCCGCGCCATCGTCGACGGTCATATCATCCTGTCGCGTTCGCTCGCGGAGCAGGGCGTCTACCCCGCCATCGACGTCGGCCGATCGCTGAGCCGCGTCATGGCCGATGTGGTGGGGCCGGAACATCTTGCCGCAGCCGCGACACTGCGCCGCATCTGGTCCGCCTATGAGGAGAATCGCGACCTCATCCTGATGGGGGCTTACGCCGCCGGCGGCGATCCGATCATCGACGAGGCCATTGCGCGACGACCCGATCTGCTCGCCTTCCTGCGCCAGACACCCAAGGACCGCGTCTCCTACGCCGAGTCGGTGAAGGCGCTGATCGAGGCGTTTGGGTCATGA
- a CDS encoding FliH/SctL family protein has product MSNLWPREFANSAASLGSFVVDRSTTMFTPWGSSEDAPHRANDLDESAEPAVSDPAATHADSFAQGFDAGRRTAELEFAGERQAIARLAEQLEALRPEPTSALAALIAETVERLVTQIVGSVEIDRALLQQRAETAAKLIGEDTEPAKMRVHPDDVPLLDAARIPVTIVGDDSLRRGSIVLDTGSGWVEDGPAVRLERLRAALDSFGTHP; this is encoded by the coding sequence ATGTCTAATCTCTGGCCGCGCGAATTCGCCAACTCCGCCGCCAGCCTCGGCAGCTTCGTCGTCGATCGATCGACGACCATGTTCACGCCCTGGGGCTCGTCGGAAGACGCTCCGCACAGGGCGAACGATCTGGATGAGTCCGCCGAGCCCGCCGTGTCCGATCCCGCCGCGACCCACGCCGATTCATTCGCCCAAGGTTTCGACGCGGGCCGCCGCACGGCCGAGCTCGAATTTGCGGGCGAGCGCCAGGCCATTGCGCGCCTCGCCGAGCAGCTCGAGGCGTTGAGGCCGGAGCCGACTTCGGCGCTGGCCGCGCTGATCGCCGAAACGGTCGAGCGGCTGGTGACCCAGATCGTCGGCTCGGTGGAGATCGACCGGGCACTGCTGCAGCAGCGAGCCGAAACCGCCGCGAAGCTGATCGGCGAAGATACGGAGCCGGCGAAGATGAGGGTGCATCCGGATGATGTGCCGCTGCTCGATGCCGCTCGCATTCCGGTGACGATCGTCGGCGACGACAGCCTTCGCCGCGGATCCATCGTGCTCGATACGGGCTCCGGCTGGGTCGAGGACGGCCCGGCCGTGCGGCTTGAAAGGCTTCGCGCCGCACTCGATTCCTTCGGGACCCATCCATGA
- the fliG gene encoding flagellar motor switch protein FliG has product MAEADPVKEPVAGQAGHPNGSEAAAILLMLLGDEEAADVLSRLEPDDVQSLGSAMFSVADVSEEQVEDVFDLFLNRAKARTTIGFGATPRIRAVMQHALGEERAATMLARITPPARSRAFNSLRWMDAKTIAMLVENEHPQIAALVLAHLESAIAADVLQLLPTDMQSDVIYRVATLGEVTSEALDELERILAEQATKPSSSPAPYRGGASEAAKIMNNTRPGADQRIIKAVAKMDKRLAQTIEEEMFIFDNLMELDDKNLGILLRNVENDVLVVALKGANDVLRDKMYACMSQRAAQSVQDEMEERGPMRLADVLEAQREMLGIARRLADAGTIILAGRGDDYV; this is encoded by the coding sequence ATGGCTGAGGCGGATCCCGTGAAGGAGCCGGTCGCCGGTCAAGCCGGTCATCCCAACGGCAGCGAAGCGGCGGCGATCCTTCTGATGCTGCTCGGCGACGAGGAAGCGGCCGACGTGCTGAGCCGGCTCGAGCCGGACGATGTCCAATCGCTCGGCAGCGCGATGTTCAGCGTCGCCGACGTCAGCGAGGAGCAGGTGGAGGATGTCTTCGACCTCTTCTTGAACAGGGCGAAGGCTCGGACCACCATCGGCTTCGGCGCCACACCCCGCATCCGGGCGGTCATGCAGCATGCGCTGGGCGAGGAGCGGGCAGCGACGATGCTGGCGCGCATCACCCCGCCGGCCCGTAGCCGCGCCTTCAACTCGCTGCGTTGGATGGACGCCAAGACGATCGCGATGCTGGTAGAGAACGAGCATCCGCAGATCGCGGCGCTCGTTCTCGCCCATCTCGAATCGGCGATCGCGGCCGACGTGCTTCAGCTTCTCCCGACCGACATGCAGTCGGACGTCATCTACCGGGTGGCGACGCTGGGTGAGGTCACGTCCGAAGCGCTCGACGAGCTCGAGCGTATCCTCGCCGAGCAGGCGACCAAGCCTTCTTCCTCGCCGGCGCCCTATCGTGGCGGTGCGAGTGAGGCGGCCAAGATCATGAACAATACGCGGCCGGGTGCCGATCAGCGCATCATCAAGGCGGTCGCCAAGATGGATAAGCGTCTCGCCCAGACGATCGAGGAGGAGATGTTCATCTTCGACAACCTCATGGAGCTGGACGACAAGAATCTCGGGATCCTGCTGCGCAACGTCGAGAACGACGTGCTCGTGGTCGCACTGAAGGGTGCCAACGATGTCCTGCGGGACAAGATGTATGCCTGCATGTCGCAGCGCGCCGCCCAGTCCGTCCAGGACGAGATGGAGGAGCGGGGGCCGATGCGTCTCGCCGACGTGCTCGAGGCACAGCGCGAGATGCTCGGCATCGCCCGTCGCCTCGCCGACGCCGGCACCATCATCCTCGCCGGCCGTGGAGACGATTATGTCTAA
- the fliF gene encoding flagellar basal-body MS-ring/collar protein FliF: MSELAVSPTDIVATPTRSVATTRPARGGAGFEGFVQQLKAFTAQPAVAKSLPAIAMIGLLGLAAIVWMAFSAPPSRPLFSGLPDADRAAMAQSLQAAGMDYTIDPDTGAVAVPETRYHEAKMLLASQGLPKSAPDGNSLISDLPLGSSRAVEDQRLRSARELDLARTIEAIDVVQSARVHLAVAEPSVFVRDRSEPAASVMLRLASGRSLSDAQVQAIVHLVASSVPGLSTDGVSVVDQNGRLLSSEGTGGAAEASSKRIAVQSQVEERYRQAIASLLTPIVGADNFTAEVHADVDFTEVQATREAFPEEATTLRAEEGAYTVAQPEAEAMGIPGALSNDAPPAAQVAAAPDGTVTPEVAAGATAVTDPMKKSENYNRSFAVGREVSVTHSQPGQVKRLTVAVALKNPEGGRPRSKEDLAALETLIKGAVGFSAERGDVVALSARSFAPVEEVTESWWQADWVAMLARNLTALALAALVVFGVARPLLRKTGAAVAKRSEASKAAKTKMGGEIAAALAQETGEEGQITLGMIEMAPTYEARAALIRNFVRQDPARAALVVRDLIRGDDQMEVKNG; encoded by the coding sequence ATGAGCGAACTCGCAGTATCCCCGACGGATATCGTCGCCACCCCGACCCGCTCGGTCGCCACCACCCGCCCCGCGCGCGGCGGCGCCGGCTTTGAGGGCTTCGTCCAGCAGCTGAAGGCGTTCACCGCCCAGCCCGCGGTCGCCAAGAGCCTGCCGGCGATTGCGATGATCGGCCTTCTCGGCCTCGCCGCGATCGTCTGGATGGCGTTCAGCGCGCCGCCCAGCCGGCCTCTGTTCTCGGGCCTTCCCGATGCGGACCGCGCCGCCATGGCCCAGAGCCTCCAGGCAGCGGGCATGGACTATACGATCGATCCGGACACCGGCGCGGTCGCAGTCCCCGAGACCCGCTATCACGAGGCGAAGATGCTGCTCGCTTCGCAGGGGCTGCCCAAGAGCGCGCCGGACGGCAACTCGCTGATCAGCGACCTTCCGCTCGGCTCGAGCCGCGCCGTCGAGGATCAGCGGCTGCGCAGCGCCCGCGAGCTCGACCTCGCCCGCACCATCGAAGCGATCGACGTGGTGCAGAGCGCCCGCGTCCATCTCGCCGTCGCGGAGCCGAGCGTGTTCGTCCGCGACCGCTCAGAGCCTGCTGCCTCGGTGATGCTTCGTCTCGCCTCCGGACGCTCCTTGAGCGATGCTCAGGTCCAGGCAATCGTCCACCTCGTCGCCTCCTCGGTCCCCGGGCTTTCGACCGACGGCGTATCCGTTGTCGACCAGAATGGCCGTCTTCTCTCCAGCGAGGGCACGGGCGGCGCCGCCGAAGCGTCGAGCAAGCGCATCGCCGTCCAGAGCCAGGTGGAGGAGCGCTATCGCCAGGCGATCGCGTCGCTGCTGACGCCCATCGTCGGCGCCGACAACTTCACCGCCGAAGTCCATGCCGACGTCGATTTCACCGAAGTTCAGGCGACGCGCGAGGCCTTCCCCGAAGAAGCGACCACGCTCCGGGCCGAGGAAGGCGCCTACACGGTGGCCCAGCCCGAAGCCGAGGCGATGGGCATTCCCGGCGCCTTGTCGAACGACGCGCCGCCCGCCGCCCAGGTCGCCGCGGCGCCTGACGGCACCGTCACCCCGGAGGTGGCCGCGGGCGCAACCGCCGTTACCGACCCGATGAAGAAGTCGGAGAACTACAACCGCAGCTTCGCCGTCGGCCGGGAAGTGTCGGTCACCCACAGCCAGCCGGGCCAGGTAAAGCGCCTGACCGTGGCCGTGGCCCTCAAGAACCCGGAAGGCGGCCGGCCGCGCAGCAAGGAAGATCTCGCCGCGCTGGAGACGCTGATCAAGGGCGCGGTCGGCTTCAGTGCCGAGCGAGGCGACGTGGTGGCGCTGAGCGCCCGCAGCTTCGCGCCGGTCGAGGAAGTCACCGAGAGCTGGTGGCAGGCCGATTGGGTGGCGATGCTGGCCCGTAACCTCACGGCTCTGGCGCTCGCCGCGCTCGTCGTCTTCGGCGTCGCCCGGCCGCTGCTGCGGAAGACCGGTGCCGCCGTCGCCAAGCGCAGCGAGGCGTCGAAGGCCGCGAAGACCAAGATGGGCGGCGAGATCGCCGCCGCGCTCGCCCAGGAGACGGGCGAGGAGGGGCAGATCACGCTCGGCATGATCGAAATGGCGCCGACCTATGAGGCGCGCGCCGCGCTCATCCGCAACTTCGTCCGGCAGGACCCGGCCCGCGCGGCGCTGGTCGTCCGCGACCTGATCCGCGGCGACGACCAGATGGAGGTCAAGAATGGCTGA
- the fliE gene encoding flagellar hook-basal body complex protein FliE, translating into MTSIDSSKLLAMRTAILEQNSALQRAAGAGMPGGIAGTTDAKGVSGFGDALQSALAEVNALQDQASTATTAYETGETTDIAAVMLARQKASIGFEATLQVRNKLLSAYKDIMSMPV; encoded by the coding sequence ATGACATCGATCGACAGCAGCAAGCTGCTCGCCATGCGGACAGCCATTCTCGAGCAGAACAGCGCCCTCCAGCGCGCCGCCGGCGCGGGGATGCCCGGCGGCATCGCCGGCACCACCGACGCCAAGGGTGTCAGCGGTTTCGGCGATGCGCTCCAGAGCGCGCTCGCCGAGGTGAACGCGCTCCAGGATCAGGCCTCAACCGCCACGACCGCATACGAAACGGGCGAGACCACCGACATCGCCGCGGTGATGCTCGCCCGCCAGAAGGCGTCGATCGGCTTCGAGGCGACGCTGCAAGTCAGAAATAAACTTCTGTCCGCCTACAAGGACATCATGAGCATGCCGGTCTAA
- a CDS encoding sigma-54 interaction domain-containing protein, which yields MIGLSEKAAAANPALARWLAGAGLPCGPIAAAVGPNILDASEEAMARAGDLLIEFAEGAPSLTLGDANAPAQLRFGFDDMAFGHALAAELVRPAHRPACGEPESARLLALAERIAGSDATALILGETGTGKEGLARFIHAASPRAAKPFVAVNCAALPDTMLEAMLFGHVKGSFTGASAEGEGLFRAANGGTLLLDEVSELPVALQAKLLRALQEKEVLPVGAVKPEPIDVRVIACANRDLAAEVAEGRFRADLYWRLNVLPLQLQVLGRRRLDIRAIAAAILVRHAPEGAAVPWPTAAALDRLMAHSWPGNARELDNVLQRALLLREGDCIDAADLSIDALPIVQDNEPQRLGDIGRSAEAEVIRAALAATGGHRVRAAERLGISERTLRYRLADMRAAAA from the coding sequence ATGATCGGATTGAGCGAAAAGGCGGCGGCCGCGAACCCGGCGCTCGCCCGCTGGCTCGCCGGAGCGGGATTGCCCTGCGGCCCGATCGCGGCCGCGGTCGGTCCCAATATTCTCGACGCGAGCGAGGAGGCAATGGCGCGCGCCGGTGATCTCCTCATCGAATTTGCCGAAGGCGCGCCGTCCCTGACCCTGGGCGACGCAAATGCGCCGGCACAGCTCCGCTTCGGCTTCGACGACATGGCTTTCGGTCACGCGCTCGCCGCCGAGCTGGTCCGCCCCGCCCACCGGCCCGCCTGCGGGGAGCCGGAGAGTGCCCGTCTGCTCGCGCTCGCGGAGCGGATCGCCGGCAGCGACGCCACCGCCCTCATCCTCGGCGAGACCGGTACCGGCAAGGAAGGCCTCGCCCGTTTCATCCACGCCGCCTCGCCCCGTGCCGCCAAGCCTTTCGTCGCCGTCAATTGCGCCGCGCTGCCGGACACGATGCTCGAGGCCATGCTGTTCGGTCATGTGAAGGGCAGCTTCACCGGCGCCAGCGCCGAAGGGGAGGGGCTGTTCCGCGCCGCCAATGGCGGCACGCTTCTCCTCGATGAAGTCTCGGAGCTGCCGGTCGCGCTCCAGGCGAAGCTGCTCCGCGCGCTCCAGGAGAAGGAAGTCCTTCCCGTCGGTGCGGTGAAGCCGGAGCCGATCGACGTCCGCGTCATCGCCTGCGCCAACCGAGACCTCGCCGCCGAAGTGGCGGAAGGCCGCTTCCGCGCCGATCTCTACTGGCGTCTCAACGTACTGCCGCTCCAGCTTCAGGTGCTGGGGCGCCGCCGGCTCGACATCCGCGCCATCGCCGCCGCGATCCTGGTTCGCCATGCGCCCGAAGGCGCCGCCGTGCCCTGGCCGACTGCGGCCGCGCTCGACCGGCTGATGGCCCATAGCTGGCCCGGCAATGCGCGCGAGCTCGACAACGTTCTCCAGCGCGCGCTGCTGCTGCGTGAAGGCGACTGCATCGACGCCGCCGATCTCAGCATCGACGCGCTTCCGATCGTTCAGGACAATGAGCCGCAGCGGCTCGGCGACATCGGCCGTTCGGCCGAGGCGGAAGTCATTCGCGCCGCGCTCGCCGCGACCGGCGGCCACCGCGTTCGCGCCGCCGAACGGCTCGGGATCAGTGAACGGACGCTGCGCTACCGGCTCGCCGATATGCGCGCAGCCGCGGCTTAA
- a CDS encoding flagellin, with the protein MTVINTNTAALRAQNGSRVANQSLQTAMERLSTGKRINSAKDDAAGLAIVSSMTSQIRGMNQGIRNANDGISMAQTAEGALGEVENMLQRIRELAVQASSGTYDAGDITNINLEVTALQEQITSVIDNTKFNGVELFTGNAGTTGTVTIQVGSDATDVVDLDFAALDLSAVPASFADAAAASTALGTLTTALDAVASRRATLGAGQSRLESVVNNLSSNVTNLSDARSRIQDTDFAAETTNLAKAQILSQASQAMLAQANQSQQGVLSLLR; encoded by the coding sequence ATGACTGTTATCAACACCAATACCGCGGCCCTCCGCGCCCAGAACGGCAGCCGCGTCGCCAACCAGTCCCTGCAGACCGCCATGGAGCGTCTGTCGACCGGCAAGCGCATCAACTCGGCCAAGGACGACGCCGCCGGCCTCGCCATTGTCAGTTCGATGACTTCGCAGATCCGCGGCATGAACCAGGGCATCCGCAACGCCAATGACGGCATCTCGATGGCCCAGACCGCCGAAGGCGCTCTCGGCGAAGTCGAGAACATGCTGCAGCGTATCCGCGAACTCGCGGTTCAGGCCTCGAGCGGCACCTACGACGCTGGCGATATCACCAACATCAACCTGGAAGTCACTGCGCTCCAGGAGCAGATCACCAGCGTGATCGACAACACGAAGTTCAACGGCGTCGAGCTGTTCACCGGCAATGCCGGCACTACCGGAACGGTCACCATTCAGGTCGGTTCGGACGCCACGGACGTTGTGGATCTGGACTTCGCCGCCCTGGACCTGTCGGCGGTTCCAGCGTCGTTCGCGGACGCCGCTGCGGCCTCCACTGCGCTCGGCACGCTCACGACCGCGCTTGACGCTGTTGCTTCGCGTCGTGCGACGCTCGGCGCTGGCCAGAGCCGGTTGGAGTCGGTCGTCAACAACCTCAGCTCGAATGTCACGAACCTCAGCGATGCGCGGTCGCGCATTCAGGACACGGACTTCGCTGCCGAGACGACCAATCTCGCCAAGGCGCAGATCCTGAGCCAGGCTTCGCAGGCGATGCTGGCCCAGGCCAATCAGAGCCAGCAGGGTGTGCTGAGCCTGCTCCGCTAA
- a CDS encoding sigma-70 family RNA polymerase sigma factor produces the protein MALVDPGEGVVTYQRKPAKAAPEMLARQHMPLVRKIAWHVHGRVSSAMEVEDLIQVGMVALVEAANGFEDRGHAFSTYATIRIRGAMIDHLRRHATICRSAMARRRELAAVRSRLETRLGRGATEAEMAEEMNLGAAEYRAMVDDTQSIQHESLDDAYSDQSIWFADVEDRADEALEREGLKAAIAQGIRTLPEREAMILQLYFVEEMNLEEIGLTLGVGAARVCQIKKAALDKLRASLADWA, from the coding sequence ATGGCGCTTGTTGATCCCGGTGAGGGTGTGGTGACCTATCAACGCAAACCGGCCAAGGCGGCGCCGGAAATGCTGGCGCGCCAGCATATGCCGCTGGTGCGCAAGATCGCCTGGCACGTCCACGGCCGCGTCTCCTCGGCGATGGAGGTGGAGGACCTGATCCAGGTCGGCATGGTCGCACTGGTCGAGGCCGCCAACGGCTTCGAGGATCGCGGCCACGCTTTTTCCACCTACGCCACCATCCGCATCCGCGGCGCGATGATCGATCATCTGCGCCGCCATGCCACCATCTGCCGATCCGCCATGGCGCGCCGGCGCGAGCTCGCCGCCGTGCGCTCGCGGCTCGAAACGCGGCTGGGCCGTGGAGCCACCGAAGCCGAAATGGCCGAGGAAATGAACCTTGGCGCCGCCGAATACCGCGCGATGGTCGACGACACCCAGTCGATCCAGCATGAATCGCTGGACGACGCCTATTCCGACCAGTCCATCTGGTTCGCCGATGTCGAAGACCGCGCCGACGAGGCGCTGGAGCGGGAAGGGCTGAAGGCGGCCATCGCCCAGGGCATCCGGACCCTGCCGGAGCGAGAGGCGATGATCCTGCAGCTCTACTTCGTCGAGGAAATGAACCTCGAGGAAATCGGCCTCACCCTCGGCGTCGGCGCCGCCCGCGTCTGCCAGATCAAGAAAGCCGCGCTGGACAAGCTCCGCGCCTCCCTCGCCGACTGGGCGTAA
- a CDS encoding MinD/ParA family protein: protein MISLRERSARVIAVTSGKGGVGKTNISVNLSVALARLGKDAMLVDGDMGMANANILLGMNATTTIADVLARDCGLEDVVQQGLSGVRIVPGHSGSGILPGLDRNDRRRLAEAFRPYAGKLDHIIVDTASGIYPEAMELVASSDMILVVLSAEPTAFMDAYALVKVLSLDHGCNAVSVVTNMVEDETSGRALFQHFSEVVRRFLPIRLSHLGSVPRDDHVRESVFRKRCCLEAYPDSRASAAFTRIARVVADAELPATEGGDRFFGMEVLHGAC from the coding sequence ATGATCTCGCTTCGCGAAAGAAGTGCCCGCGTCATCGCCGTCACCAGCGGCAAGGGCGGGGTCGGCAAGACCAATATCAGCGTCAACCTCTCGGTCGCGCTCGCCCGCCTCGGCAAGGACGCCATGCTGGTCGACGGCGACATGGGGATGGCCAACGCCAACATCCTCCTGGGCATGAACGCGACGACCACCATCGCCGACGTGCTGGCGCGCGATTGCGGCCTGGAGGATGTCGTCCAGCAGGGGCTGTCCGGCGTCCGGATCGTGCCCGGCCATAGCGGCAGCGGCATCTTGCCCGGTCTCGACCGGAACGACCGCCGGCGCCTGGCCGAAGCCTTCCGGCCCTATGCTGGGAAGCTCGACCATATCATCGTCGACACGGCGAGCGGCATCTATCCCGAGGCGATGGAGCTGGTCGCTTCGTCCGACATGATCCTCGTCGTCCTCTCCGCCGAGCCGACCGCCTTCATGGACGCCTATGCGCTGGTGAAGGTGCTCTCGCTCGATCATGGCTGCAACGCCGTCTCGGTCGTCACCAACATGGTCGAGGACGAGACCAGCGGCCGCGCATTGTTCCAGCATTTCAGCGAGGTGGTGCGGCGCTTCCTGCCGATCCGCCTCAGCCACCTCGGCTCCGTCCCGCGCGACGATCATGTCCGCGAATCCGTGTTCCGCAAGCGCTGCTGCCTGGAGGCCTATCCGGACTCCCGTGCGAGCGCGGCCTTCACCCGCATCGCTCGCGTCGTCGCCGACGCCGAGCTGCCGGCCACGGAGGGCGGCGATCGCTTCTTCGGCATGGAGGTCCTCCATGGCGCTTGTTGA
- the flhA gene encoding flagellar biosynthesis protein FlhA — MLNAAVNRNVWISTSKGAILPLATLMLVMLMVVPVAPTLLDIGFIANIMISLAVLMVALNAAKPLDFSSFPTVLLFATLLRLALNVASTRVVLVQGHEGSDAAGHVIEAFGNFLIGGDYAVGLFVFCILMIINLVVITKGAGRVSEVSARFTLDAMPGKQMAIDADLNAGLLTPEEAKSRREEVATEADFYGSMDGASKFVKGDAIAGVLILVINIVGGLVLGTLSHGLSLGEAAEIYILLAIGDALVAQVPALLLSIAAASIVTRVKSPFDLSGQITHQFGSARAWTPVAAILAFLGVLPGMPHLVILPAAALAGFMAWKLRKAKLAADAEAAIEPEPVASPSAIGWDEVSDGAALGLELGYALIGLVDERKGAPLMTRITGIRRQLSRELGFVIPLVRVRDNLALGPNSYRITVAGVICAEDEIWPEDLLALDSGDLLEKIEGRAVKDPTFGLDAVWINPAKRADAVVAGYTVVDPATVVATHLNQIVQSAASELFGMDEAQKLLDALKDNAPQLVAGLTPQPLPLASIAALCRSLLAEGVPLKDFRRIAEAMVDAAREESDPVQLVEAVRQRIGALIVQTLVPVKMPLPVLTLDPGLESLLNQAVRAGPEANHPIEPGLGRKIVQAVGEVAGPLLNEARRFAVVTSPIARRPLARLLAPHMPDVPVMSFLEIPDGKPVDVIAVVGGAAAKPMLSAEAQA; from the coding sequence ATGCTGAATGCCGCGGTAAACCGCAACGTCTGGATCAGCACGAGCAAGGGGGCCATTCTCCCGCTCGCGACCTTGATGCTTGTCATGCTTATGGTCGTGCCCGTCGCGCCGACTTTGCTCGACATCGGCTTCATCGCCAACATCATGATCAGCCTCGCGGTGCTGATGGTGGCGCTGAACGCGGCCAAGCCGCTCGATTTCTCTTCCTTCCCGACGGTGTTGCTGTTCGCGACCCTGCTGCGGCTTGCGCTCAACGTCGCCTCCACCCGCGTCGTGCTGGTGCAGGGCCATGAGGGATCCGACGCCGCCGGCCACGTCATCGAGGCGTTCGGCAATTTCCTGATCGGCGGCGACTATGCCGTCGGCCTCTTCGTCTTCTGCATCCTGATGATCATCAACCTGGTCGTCATCACCAAGGGCGCCGGGCGCGTGTCGGAAGTCTCGGCGCGCTTCACCCTCGACGCCATGCCCGGCAAGCAGATGGCAATCGATGCCGATCTGAACGCCGGCCTGCTGACGCCCGAGGAAGCCAAGTCGCGCCGCGAGGAAGTCGCGACGGAGGCGGATTTCTACGGCTCGATGGACGGCGCCTCCAAGTTCGTGAAGGGCGACGCCATCGCCGGCGTGCTGATCCTCGTCATCAATATCGTCGGCGGGCTGGTGCTCGGCACGCTCAGCCACGGCCTCTCGCTCGGCGAGGCCGCCGAAATCTACATCCTGCTCGCGATCGGCGACGCGCTGGTCGCGCAGGTGCCGGCGCTGCTGCTGTCGATCGCGGCGGCCTCGATCGTGACCCGGGTCAAGTCGCCTTTCGACCTCTCCGGCCAGATCACCCATCAGTTCGGATCGGCCCGCGCCTGGACTCCGGTGGCGGCGATCCTCGCCTTCCTCGGCGTCCTGCCCGGCATGCCGCACCTCGTCATTCTTCCGGCGGCGGCGCTGGCCGGCTTCATGGCGTGGAAGCTGCGCAAGGCGAAGCTTGCCGCCGACGCCGAGGCCGCGATCGAGCCGGAGCCGGTCGCTTCGCCGAGCGCCATCGGCTGGGACGAAGTGAGCGACGGCGCCGCCCTGGGCCTTGAGCTCGGCTACGCCCTCATCGGCCTCGTCGACGAGCGCAAGGGTGCGCCGCTGATGACCCGCATCACCGGCATACGCCGCCAGCTCTCGCGCGAACTTGGGTTCGTCATTCCGCTGGTCCGGGTGCGCGATAATCTCGCGCTCGGGCCCAACAGCTACCGCATCACCGTCGCCGGCGTGATCTGCGCCGAGGACGAGATCTGGCCGGAGGACCTGCTCGCGCTCGATTCCGGCGACCTGCTCGAGAAGATCGAAGGCCGGGCCGTGAAGGATCCAACCTTCGGCCTCGACGCCGTCTGGATCAATCCCGCCAAGCGCGCCGACGCCGTCGTCGCCGGCTACACCGTGGTTGATCCCGCGACGGTGGTGGCGACCCATCTCAACCAGATCGTCCAATCGGCCGCCTCCGAGCTGTTCGGCATGGACGAGGCGCAGAAGCTACTCGACGCGCTCAAGGACAATGCGCCGCAGCTTGTCGCGGGCCTGACGCCGCAGCCGCTTCCCCTGGCTTCCATCGCCGCGCTGTGCCGCTCGCTGCTCGCCGAAGGCGTGCCGCTCAAGGATTTCCGCCGTATCGCCGAGGCGATGGTCGACGCCGCCCGCGAGGAGAGCGATCCCGTGCAGTTGGTCGAGGCCGTCCGCCAACGGATCGGGGCGCTCATCGTCCAGACCCTGGTACCGGTGAAGATGCCTCTGCCGGTGCTGACGCTCGATCCCGGCCTCGAGAGCCTGCTCAACCAGGCGGTCCGCGCGGGCCCGGAGGCCAATCACCCGATCGAACCCGGCCTCGGCCGGAAGATCGTGCAGGCGGTCGGCGAAGTCGCCGGTCCGCTCCTCAACGAGGCGCGACGCTTCGCCGTGGTCACCTCGCCCATCGCGCGCCGGCCGCTCGCCCGGCTGCTCGCGCCGCACATGCCCGATGTGCCGGTCATGTCTTTCCTGGAGATTCCCGATGGTAAGCCCGTGGATGTGATCGCGGTCGTAGGCGGAGCCGCCGCCAAGCCGATGCTCTCGGCGGAGGCCCAGGCATGA